In Arthrobacter ramosus, one DNA window encodes the following:
- a CDS encoding ROK family transcriptional regulator: MEALRDRQRTDRTGAATLPSDGRAHNLSLVRQTLHSAGAMSRADLSRTLGLTRVTVSDLVSDLLERGHVVELGHSDEVRPGKPAILVDINRQGLQVIGMDLAENSVLRAAVLDLDGNILERVERTIASETGQDVVNQVLELASEAVGRATATLLGIGVGTPGIVNAEGVVTTAPNFEWRDVALRDLLQERTGLPTLVSNDADAAVHADYTFGGGSDDMVLVKIGRGVGSGLIVGGRRARGAHSAAGEIGHVTVGTDGGTLCKCGKTGCLETWMSVPSLERALTEAATSSEPKAAADVVLREAGERLAIALAPVVGALDLGEVVLSGPRGLLEGSLLNAVQQTLLERLLHQDPSPVSVRLAADAQDIVLRGAAVMVLWNQLGVA, translated from the coding sequence ATGGAAGCCCTTCGAGACCGTCAGCGCACCGATCGAACCGGCGCAGCAACCCTGCCTTCCGACGGGCGCGCCCACAACCTCTCCTTGGTGCGCCAGACCCTCCACTCGGCAGGAGCGATGAGCCGCGCGGATTTGTCCCGGACCCTGGGCCTGACGCGCGTCACGGTATCTGACCTCGTCTCTGACCTCCTGGAACGCGGCCACGTCGTGGAACTGGGGCACTCTGATGAAGTCCGTCCCGGCAAACCGGCCATCCTGGTGGACATCAATCGCCAGGGCCTCCAAGTGATCGGCATGGACTTGGCCGAAAATTCCGTGCTGCGCGCCGCCGTCCTGGACCTTGACGGCAACATCCTCGAACGAGTCGAGCGCACCATTGCTTCGGAAACCGGGCAGGACGTCGTCAACCAGGTCCTCGAACTCGCTTCAGAGGCCGTCGGCCGAGCCACCGCCACACTGCTCGGGATCGGCGTCGGGACCCCCGGCATCGTCAACGCCGAGGGCGTGGTCACCACGGCCCCCAACTTCGAGTGGAGGGACGTCGCACTGCGCGATCTCCTCCAGGAGCGCACTGGCCTGCCGACCCTCGTTTCCAACGACGCCGACGCCGCAGTCCACGCGGACTACACCTTCGGCGGCGGCAGTGACGACATGGTCCTCGTGAAAATCGGCCGCGGTGTCGGTTCGGGACTCATCGTGGGCGGCAGGCGTGCCCGGGGCGCCCACTCGGCCGCGGGTGAAATCGGCCACGTCACGGTCGGCACCGACGGCGGAACCTTGTGCAAATGCGGTAAAACGGGCTGCCTCGAAACCTGGATGTCCGTCCCCAGCCTCGAACGGGCCTTGACCGAAGCGGCTACGAGCTCCGAACCGAAGGCCGCGGCCGACGTCGTACTCCGGGAGGCAGGCGAGCGGCTCGCCATCGCCCTCGCACCCGTGGTTGGCGCCCTCGATTTGGGCGAAGTGGTCCTCAGCGGACCCCGGGGGCTTTTGGAAGGCTCCCTTCTCAACGCCGTCCAGCAGACCCTGCTTGAGCGGCTCTTGCACCAAGACCCTTCACCGGTGTCCGTCCGTCTCGCGGCAGACGCACAGGACATTGTCCTGCGCGGAGCCGCCGTGATGGTCCTGTGGAACCAGCTTGGTGTGGCCTGA
- a CDS encoding MFS transporter, which translates to MNMAAAPEAPHPASELASGPALSNKGQILAWASWDWGSAAFNAVMTTFVFTVYLTSKAFGGGDSASAALGAALAIAGVAIALLAPVTGQRSDSGGRRKLWLGVNTALVAVLTGSCFFVFPKPEFLLLGVSLIALGNVFFEFAGVNYNAMLAQISTPANIGKVSGFGWGMGYLGGIVALLMVLQLFVQPSFEWFGASTQDSLNIRLVAVFSALWFFIFALPVLFAVPELSVKKPESRLGFLASYGLLGRRIAAIYRTSPHTIYFLLASAIFRDGLAAVFTFGGVIAAGTFGFELKEVIFFAIFGNVVAAVGAMIGGFLDDRIGPKAVIVISLLGLLVAGTAILVLGNGDYVFFGAHWAGGTTFWVFGLFLCLFVGPAQASSRAYLARLAPDGESGELFGLYATTGRAVSFLAPALFTLCITLATPLVAPGGAQRWGILGIMVVLLAGLLVILPVKSPSKTEIATVPVR; encoded by the coding sequence ATGAACATGGCAGCTGCGCCTGAGGCCCCGCACCCGGCATCCGAGCTTGCTTCAGGGCCCGCCCTGTCGAACAAAGGCCAGATCCTTGCGTGGGCATCCTGGGACTGGGGTTCCGCGGCATTCAATGCCGTCATGACCACCTTCGTGTTCACCGTCTACCTGACATCCAAGGCGTTCGGCGGGGGAGACTCCGCGTCGGCGGCGTTGGGTGCAGCGTTGGCGATTGCCGGCGTCGCGATCGCGCTCCTGGCACCGGTCACAGGTCAACGCTCCGACTCCGGTGGCCGCAGGAAACTGTGGCTCGGGGTCAACACCGCCCTCGTGGCCGTCCTGACCGGCTCGTGCTTCTTTGTTTTCCCCAAGCCTGAGTTCCTGCTTCTGGGCGTCTCGCTGATTGCGCTCGGCAATGTGTTTTTCGAGTTCGCGGGCGTCAATTACAACGCCATGCTGGCCCAGATCTCCACCCCTGCCAACATCGGCAAAGTGAGTGGCTTCGGCTGGGGTATGGGGTACCTGGGCGGGATTGTCGCGCTTCTCATGGTGCTGCAGCTTTTCGTCCAGCCGTCTTTTGAGTGGTTCGGGGCTTCCACCCAGGACAGCCTGAATATCAGGCTCGTTGCTGTTTTCTCCGCGCTCTGGTTCTTCATCTTCGCGCTGCCGGTCCTCTTCGCGGTGCCGGAACTCTCCGTCAAGAAACCGGAATCCCGCCTCGGGTTCCTGGCCTCCTACGGTTTGTTGGGGCGCCGGATCGCGGCCATCTATCGAACCAGCCCGCACACCATCTACTTCCTGCTCGCGAGCGCCATCTTCCGCGACGGCCTGGCGGCGGTCTTCACCTTTGGCGGCGTCATTGCCGCCGGGACCTTTGGCTTCGAGCTCAAAGAGGTCATCTTCTTCGCGATTTTCGGCAACGTAGTGGCTGCCGTGGGCGCCATGATCGGCGGATTCCTGGATGACAGGATAGGGCCCAAGGCCGTCATCGTCATCTCCCTTCTAGGACTCCTGGTAGCCGGCACGGCGATCCTGGTTCTCGGCAATGGCGACTACGTGTTCTTCGGAGCCCATTGGGCAGGCGGCACCACTTTCTGGGTGTTCGGGCTGTTCCTCTGCCTCTTCGTCGGACCAGCCCAGGCCTCATCCCGCGCCTACCTCGCGAGGCTGGCGCCGGACGGCGAATCCGGCGAACTGTTCGGGCTCTACGCCACTACCGGCAGGGCGGTAAGCTTCCTGGCACCGGCGCTCTTTACCCTGTGCATCACTCTGGCGACCCCCCTGGTGGCCCCCGGCGGAGCCCAACGCTGGGGAATCCTGGGCATCATGGTGGTGCTCCTGGCCGGCCTCCTGGTGATCCTGCCGGTCAAATCACCCAGCAAGACGGAAATCGCCACCGTTCCCGTTCGCTGA
- a CDS encoding Na+/H+ antiporter subunit A, whose product MITVLAVTFAAATVAPWIFRKLQRNAFYVLAAVPALAFIWLLVQYDRIYPGRSLPGPGAPAGGFIEETLPWIPNLKLEFAFRMDVLAWVMSLLVLGVGALVLVYCARYFKNKDADLGGFGAQLLAFAGAMFGLVTADDLLMMFIFWELTTVLSYLLIGYARTRLSARRSALQALVVTTAGGLAMLVGLIILAQAAGTYRISAIMTEAATLVTGPAQGAVAAAVVLILVGAITKSALVPFHFWLPGAMAAPTPVSAYLHAAAMVKAGIYIVARMAPGFSESPYWLPLVLGLGLATMLVGGYRALRQTDIKLILAYGTVSQLGFLTMVVGLGQPDAALAGLALLLAHGLFKASLFLVVGIIDHQSGTRDIRKLSGVYKSSRALAIVAGISAASMAGIPPLAGFVAKESVFEAFVHYGTDHSGTAPASQPWGLVLLVGLVLGSILTFAYSARFMWGAFATKPGVDRTPFKAIQPSFLAAPAILSFLTIVYGLWPDPVDGWIQPYAALFVEPAAGTNAVGPTGAGASHLALWHGLTPALGLTAVTFAAGVVMFYARNLVSRAQSRIPDWVDGDRAYQRTIGTLDDVAVWVTGRTQRGSLYFYLAVILTVAFAVPLTALIVANKPLPGGLFLIDPNSPLQLIAAAGIVVGALAAVRANKRFLAVLMVSVTGYAIALMFALQGAPDLALTQMLVETIILVAFVLAMRSLPPELRDRTGGKYRVVRVIIGVAFAATMIFVAIYAMGARVAEPVSLSFPRLAYEGGGGLNVVNVTLVDIRAWDTFGEISVLAVAATGVASLIFVRSRGERLNKAATIPEGTVGRRAAAGGSSRDDASLALVRKFAGSLTDPWLVAGRTLAPERRSIIFEVVTRLIFHSMIVFSVYLLLAGHNLPGGGFAGGLTAGLALTIRYLAGGRFELREAAPISAGMLLGTGLATAAAAGFVPLLLGGQVFQSAIIEFWLPLFGDIKFVTSTIFDIGVYLVVVGLALDVLRSLGAEIDEHFEETASGDARDSGDSRSEAPAATATTVTTAPSATTSLGKGTP is encoded by the coding sequence GTGATCACAGTTCTTGCCGTGACCTTTGCAGCGGCAACTGTGGCGCCCTGGATCTTCCGGAAGCTTCAGCGGAATGCCTTCTACGTCCTCGCAGCGGTTCCCGCCCTCGCCTTTATCTGGCTGCTCGTGCAGTATGACCGGATCTATCCCGGCCGGAGCCTTCCTGGCCCCGGGGCCCCCGCGGGCGGTTTCATCGAAGAAACCCTTCCGTGGATTCCGAACCTCAAGCTTGAATTCGCCTTCCGCATGGACGTCCTGGCGTGGGTGATGTCCTTGCTGGTCCTGGGAGTCGGCGCGTTGGTCCTGGTCTATTGCGCCCGGTACTTCAAGAACAAGGATGCCGACCTCGGCGGGTTCGGGGCCCAGCTACTTGCTTTCGCCGGGGCGATGTTCGGCCTGGTGACGGCGGACGACCTCCTGATGATGTTCATCTTCTGGGAACTCACCACCGTCCTGTCCTATCTGCTGATCGGCTATGCGCGCACCCGCCTTTCCGCGCGGCGCTCGGCTTTGCAGGCCCTCGTGGTCACCACCGCTGGTGGCCTGGCCATGCTCGTCGGCCTCATCATTCTGGCCCAGGCCGCCGGAACATACCGGATTTCGGCGATCATGACTGAAGCGGCCACCCTCGTCACGGGACCTGCGCAAGGTGCCGTTGCTGCCGCCGTCGTACTCATCCTGGTAGGGGCGATTACCAAATCGGCGCTGGTCCCTTTCCACTTCTGGCTCCCGGGTGCCATGGCCGCACCCACCCCGGTGAGCGCCTACCTGCACGCCGCGGCCATGGTGAAGGCCGGTATCTACATCGTCGCGCGCATGGCGCCGGGGTTCAGCGAAAGCCCCTACTGGTTGCCGCTGGTGCTCGGACTGGGCCTGGCAACGATGCTGGTGGGCGGCTACCGGGCGCTCCGGCAGACCGATATCAAGCTCATCCTCGCCTATGGCACCGTCAGCCAGCTGGGCTTCCTCACCATGGTGGTGGGTCTCGGCCAGCCCGACGCCGCACTGGCCGGACTCGCGCTCCTCCTCGCTCACGGACTGTTCAAGGCTTCCCTGTTCCTGGTGGTGGGCATCATCGACCACCAATCCGGCACGCGCGATATCCGCAAACTCTCGGGGGTGTACAAGTCCTCGAGGGCGCTCGCCATCGTGGCGGGGATCTCCGCCGCATCCATGGCTGGAATACCCCCGCTGGCAGGTTTCGTGGCCAAGGAATCCGTGTTCGAAGCGTTCGTCCACTACGGCACAGATCACTCCGGTACTGCCCCTGCTTCCCAACCGTGGGGGCTGGTCCTCCTAGTCGGCTTGGTCCTGGGGTCCATCCTCACGTTCGCTTACAGCGCCCGCTTCATGTGGGGTGCGTTCGCCACCAAGCCGGGCGTGGATCGGACGCCGTTCAAAGCCATCCAGCCATCGTTCCTGGCGGCGCCCGCCATCTTGAGCTTCCTCACCATCGTGTACGGCCTGTGGCCGGATCCGGTGGACGGGTGGATCCAGCCGTATGCCGCGCTCTTTGTAGAACCCGCTGCCGGAACAAACGCAGTCGGACCAACCGGAGCCGGCGCCAGCCACCTTGCGCTGTGGCACGGTCTGACTCCCGCCTTGGGATTGACCGCCGTGACGTTCGCGGCCGGAGTCGTGATGTTCTATGCCCGTAACCTCGTGTCCCGGGCGCAAAGCCGTATCCCGGACTGGGTGGACGGTGATCGCGCCTACCAGCGCACCATCGGGACCTTGGACGACGTCGCCGTCTGGGTCACCGGGCGCACGCAGCGCGGTTCCCTCTACTTCTACCTGGCGGTCATTCTCACCGTGGCTTTCGCCGTCCCGCTTACGGCCCTTATCGTGGCCAACAAGCCGCTCCCGGGCGGTCTCTTTTTGATCGACCCGAATTCGCCGCTCCAGCTCATCGCCGCGGCAGGAATCGTCGTTGGCGCGCTCGCCGCCGTTCGTGCCAACAAGCGCTTCCTCGCCGTGCTGATGGTGTCCGTCACCGGCTACGCCATCGCGCTCATGTTCGCGTTGCAAGGAGCCCCGGACCTCGCCCTAACGCAAATGCTGGTGGAGACCATCATCCTGGTGGCCTTCGTGCTCGCGATGCGCAGCCTCCCTCCGGAGCTCCGGGACCGTACCGGCGGCAAATACCGGGTGGTTCGCGTCATCATCGGTGTGGCGTTCGCGGCCACCATGATCTTCGTCGCGATCTACGCGATGGGCGCCCGCGTTGCCGAGCCTGTGTCGCTCTCCTTCCCCCGGCTGGCCTATGAAGGCGGCGGCGGACTCAACGTGGTCAACGTGACGCTGGTGGACATCCGGGCGTGGGACACCTTCGGTGAGATCTCCGTGCTGGCAGTCGCCGCTACCGGCGTCGCGAGCTTGATCTTTGTCCGCAGCAGGGGCGAGCGCCTCAACAAGGCCGCCACGATTCCCGAGGGCACTGTGGGAAGGCGCGCCGCGGCCGGCGGCAGTTCGCGCGACGACGCCTCGCTGGCACTCGTCCGCAAGTTCGCGGGCTCCCTGACAGACCCCTGGCTAGTGGCCGGCCGAACCCTGGCACCGGAACGGCGTTCCATCATTTTCGAAGTGGTCACGCGGCTGATTTTCCACTCGATGATCGTCTTTTCCGTTTACCTCCTGCTGGCGGGACACAATCTTCCGGGGGGCGGCTTCGCCGGCGGACTCACGGCCGGGCTCGCCCTGACCATCCGCTACTTGGCCGGCGGACGGTTCGAGTTGCGGGAAGCAGCACCGATCAGCGCCGGCATGCTGCTGGGAACCGGTCTTGCGACGGCGGCCGCGGCAGGCTTCGTCCCCCTGCTTCTGGGCGGCCAAGTGTTCCAAAGCGCCATCATCGAGTTCTGGCTACCGCTGTTCGGTGACATTAAATTCGTGACCTCCACGATCTTCGACATCGGCGTGTACCTCGTGGTCGTGGGCCTTGCCCTGGATGTGCTGCGCAGCCTGGGAGCCGAGATCGACGAACACTTCGAGGAGACCGCCAGCGGAGACGCGCGGGATTCAGGGGACTCCCGATCCGAAGCGCCCGCCGCCACTGCGACGACGGTAACCACTGCGCCGTCGGCAACCACTTCGCTCGGGAAGGGGACCCCATGA
- a CDS encoding Na(+)/H(+) antiporter subunit C: MSVNLTLLIVMGVLYACGIYLILERSLTRVLLGLMLLANATNLLILATGGYAGLAPLFSKSTDPRDYNDPLPQALILTSIVISFAVTAFMLGIIYRTWALARQDDIQDDAEDRRVAKTPSFDVEDDSVVPEETSEFPVTAVTEAAKEGGPQ, from the coding sequence ATGAGCGTCAACTTGACCTTGTTGATCGTCATGGGAGTGCTCTATGCCTGTGGAATCTATTTGATCCTGGAACGCAGCCTGACCCGCGTTCTCCTGGGGCTCATGCTCCTGGCCAACGCAACCAACCTGCTGATCCTCGCCACGGGCGGATATGCCGGACTTGCCCCGCTGTTCAGCAAATCGACGGATCCGCGCGACTACAACGATCCTTTGCCGCAAGCCTTGATCCTGACGTCGATCGTGATTTCCTTCGCGGTGACGGCATTCATGCTCGGCATCATCTACCGGACCTGGGCCTTGGCGCGCCAGGACGACATCCAGGACGACGCCGAAGACCGGCGGGTCGCGAAGACACCCAGCTTTGACGTCGAAGACGACTCCGTGGTTCCTGAGGAAACGTCCGAATTCCCGGTTACGGCCGTCACCGAAGCAGCCAAAGAAGGGGGCCCCCAGTGA
- a CDS encoding Na+/H+ antiporter subunit D, which yields MNIASLAPLAVVLPILGAALTFALNKNPLAQRAVSIGLLSLTLLLECWLLASVWTTGTASVTLGGWQPPFGVVMVVDQFSSLMLVVSSVISLAVLIYATGQGMADGDREAPVSIFHPTYLILVAGVSNAFLTGDLFNLYVGFEILLTASYVLMTLGGTGPRIRAGVTYVVVSVVSSVLFLIAIAMIYGATGTITMADLAMKLAELDPGTRNLLHVMLLVAFGIKAAVFPLSFWLPDSYPTAPAPVTAVFAGLLTKVGVYAMVRTETLLFPGDTLNTPLMVVALLTMLVGILGAIAQSDIKRLLSFTLVSHIGYMVFGLAMSSVAGLAAAVFYVAHHITVQTSLFLVTGLIERRGGSSSVDRLGGLAKLSPLLALLFFIPAMNLAGIPPFSGFLGKLGLLQAGIALGTPLAITLVVGGVVTSLLTLLAIARVWNRAFWRKPEDAEYPAAVLKDTAAVGLLPRTMVGPTAALVIFGVALTVFAGPLFQLAGNSAEQMLDRTAYIHSVLGGNAKVPEIAAPVQGGGK from the coding sequence GTGAACATCGCCAGCCTGGCGCCGCTCGCCGTCGTACTTCCCATCCTCGGTGCCGCACTGACGTTCGCCCTGAACAAGAACCCACTGGCTCAACGCGCGGTCAGCATCGGTTTGTTGTCCCTGACCTTGCTCCTGGAATGCTGGCTCCTTGCCTCGGTATGGACCACGGGCACCGCATCCGTCACCCTGGGTGGCTGGCAGCCGCCGTTTGGCGTGGTGATGGTGGTGGACCAGTTCTCCTCGCTCATGTTGGTGGTCTCCTCCGTCATCAGCCTCGCGGTGCTGATCTACGCCACCGGCCAAGGCATGGCCGACGGCGACCGCGAGGCACCGGTGTCTATCTTCCACCCGACCTACCTGATCCTGGTAGCCGGTGTCTCGAACGCCTTCCTCACAGGTGATCTCTTCAACCTGTACGTGGGCTTCGAGATCCTTCTGACGGCGAGCTACGTCCTCATGACGCTGGGCGGCACCGGTCCGCGCATCCGCGCAGGGGTCACGTACGTGGTGGTTTCCGTCGTGTCTTCGGTGTTGTTCCTGATCGCCATTGCGATGATCTACGGAGCCACAGGTACCATCACGATGGCGGATCTCGCCATGAAGCTGGCCGAATTGGACCCGGGCACCAGGAACCTGCTCCACGTCATGCTGCTCGTGGCCTTCGGCATCAAGGCTGCCGTGTTCCCGCTGTCCTTCTGGCTGCCCGACTCGTACCCGACCGCACCCGCACCGGTTACTGCCGTGTTCGCCGGCTTGCTCACCAAGGTGGGCGTCTACGCCATGGTCCGCACGGAGACCCTTCTATTCCCCGGCGACACTTTGAATACCCCGTTGATGGTGGTAGCGCTCCTCACCATGCTGGTGGGCATTCTCGGCGCCATAGCCCAGAGCGACATCAAACGATTACTCTCCTTCACCCTGGTCAGCCATATCGGCTACATGGTGTTTGGGCTGGCCATGTCTTCCGTTGCCGGGCTTGCTGCCGCCGTCTTCTACGTGGCCCACCACATCACCGTCCAAACGAGCCTGTTCCTGGTGACCGGCTTGATCGAGCGCCGTGGCGGCAGCTCGTCCGTGGACAGGCTGGGTGGGCTCGCGAAGCTGTCTCCGCTCCTCGCGCTCTTGTTCTTCATTCCGGCCATGAACCTCGCGGGAATCCCTCCTTTCTCCGGGTTCCTGGGGAAGCTCGGACTCCTGCAGGCAGGCATCGCCCTCGGGACACCGCTGGCCATTACCTTGGTGGTGGGCGGCGTTGTCACCAGCCTCTTGACCTTGCTGGCGATTGCCCGCGTTTGGAACCGCGCATTCTGGCGGAAACCCGAGGACGCGGAATACCCGGCCGCCGTCCTCAAGGACACAGCAGCAGTCGGCCTGCTTCCGCGGACCATGGTGGGGCCAACGGCCGCGCTGGTGATCTTCGGCGTAGCGCTGACCGTCTTCGCGGGTCCGTTGTTCCAATTGGCGGGAAACTCCGCGGAACAGATGCTGGACCGCACGGCGTACATCCATTCGGTGCTCGGCGGGAATGCCAAGGTTCCGGAGATCGCCGCACCCGTGCAGGGAGGTGGGAAGTGA
- a CDS encoding Na+/H+ antiporter subunit E, whose product MSRKRISFRTELPLLVWLVVVWGALWRDFSPGNLLFGALIAVVVARVFYLPPVELSGRFNVLRAVPFAAVFLGRVVAASFQVMYLAVFRGPSVTNAVVAVPLRSHSDLMVTATGHVISLIPGSLVVEVDRSTSTLYIHGLNVRNDVDTAKLRKEVQDTEASLIRIMGSRAEMDALQAEGWPATRGAGS is encoded by the coding sequence GTGAGCCGCAAGCGGATTTCGTTTCGCACCGAGTTGCCCCTGCTGGTCTGGCTGGTGGTCGTCTGGGGTGCGCTCTGGCGGGACTTCAGCCCGGGCAACTTGTTGTTCGGTGCGCTGATCGCGGTGGTCGTGGCCAGGGTCTTCTACTTGCCTCCCGTGGAGCTCAGCGGGCGTTTCAACGTGTTGCGCGCCGTTCCTTTCGCCGCCGTGTTCCTTGGCAGAGTGGTGGCCGCGAGCTTCCAGGTCATGTACCTGGCGGTCTTCCGAGGGCCTTCGGTAACCAACGCCGTGGTCGCAGTTCCTCTGCGCAGCCATTCCGACCTCATGGTGACCGCCACAGGGCACGTTATTTCGCTGATTCCGGGTTCCTTGGTGGTAGAGGTGGATCGCTCCACGTCCACGCTCTACATCCACGGGCTCAATGTCCGCAACGATGTGGACACCGCCAAGCTGCGCAAGGAAGTCCAGGATACGGAGGCCTCGCTGATCCGGATCATGGGTTCCCGCGCGGAAATGGACGCACTCCAGGCCGAAGGCTGGCCTGCAACGAGAGGAGCTGGTTCGTGA